A region from the Panicum hallii strain FIL2 chromosome 1, PHallii_v3.1, whole genome shotgun sequence genome encodes:
- the LOC112879999 gene encoding uncharacterized protein LOC112879999 — translation MSSLDFDGRDDIFFDVSDDIRSSTYSTARCSISDQLSASWRPEYELWTSEPMSVNERRHRFLIGMGLVQPIPTGISFSQWQGDTLPDRAFRDLEERISSICSSYQSSFSHCAPAPDSAYCTRDLGTGNRVVVHENEHDGLTGILEEVGTDKIMNINQSEGFLSFSQLVNEFLRKGGGRSHVRGANITATDKQKDPKSFCGRFTRKKAEDRICMYDAPMNSLKTSTFSRTKVDQQNKKWMDFSAVYMCQEIQAHGGSIRVMKFSPSGWYLASVGEDCIVRIWMIQEVESSPDLYGREAPVEYMDRNKGLKMKVGKGWRRTLAIIPKKVFNIAETPLHEFHGHTSDILDMTWSKSDFLLTSSKDKTVRMWKVGCDGCLAVFKHRDYVTCVQFNPVDERYFVSGSIDGKVRVWDVSEKRVVDWADTRDIISAVSYQPDAKGLIVGTVAGRCRFYDQSGENMEVEKELKVTKKKSASSQITSLQFSRGDPAGIVIASAGPKIRVSEGADISRKFEGRRGSKALAPPSLTSDGRYLVSAGADSNVYIWNFDKLRGKSAKGARTVRSCEHFFSEGVTSVATWPGLLHQEGCAGGLQSSEKGPTLCRDRDCCSFGAWFFADGMGGAATWPEEKLLPSLKYVNCGGVDERRPKVPAAWNTVVVTGGRDGVIRCFHNYGLPVKL, via the exons GAGTGAACCGATGAGCGTCAATGAAAGGAGGCACAGATTCCTGATTGGGATGGGCTTAGTTCAACCTATTCCTACTGGAATCTCCTTTTCGCAGTGGCAGGGCGATACCTTGCCTGATCGTGCATTTCGTGACCTGGAGGAGAGAATTAGTAGCATCTGTTCTTCATATCAGTCGTCTTTTTCTCATTGTGCACCAGCACCGGATAGTGCTTATTGCACAAGGGATCTGGGTACTGGGAACAGAGTTGTAGTTCATGAAAACGAGCACGATGGACTGACCGGCATACTTGAGGAGGTTGGAACAGATAAAATCATGAACATAAACCAGTCTGAAGGTTTTCTCAGTTTCTCTCAGCTTGTTAATGAGTTCTTGCGGAAGGGCGGTGGTCGAAGCCATGTAAGAGGGGCGAATATCACCGCAACTGATAAGCAAAAGGATCCCAAGAGCTTTTGTGGAAGATTTACAAGAAAGAAGGCAGAAGATAGAATTTGTATGTATGACGCACCTATGAATAGCCTGAAGACAAGCACATTTTCTAGAACAAAAGTTGATCAGCAGAACAAGAAGTGGATGGACTTCTCTGCTGTCTATATGTGCCAAGAAATCCAAGCCCACGGGGGTTCAATCAGGGTCATGAAGTTCAGCCCGTCCGGGTGGTATTTAGCGAGTGTTGGCGAAGACTGCATTGTGCGCATTTGGATGATTCAAGAAGTTGAATCCTCTCCAGATTTGTATGGCAGAGAGGCTCCCGTCGAATACATGGACAGAAACAAGGGCCTGAAAATGAAGGTGGGAAAAGGCTGGAGACGTACCCTTGCCATAATACCGAAGAAAGTTTTCAACATTGCAGAGACACCACTGCATGAATTTCATGGTCACACAAGTGATATCTTGGATATGACATGGTCGAAATCAGAT TTTCTCTTGACCTCATCTAAAGACAAGACAGTACGCATGTGGAAAGTTGGCTGTGATGGCTGTCTAGCAGTATTCAAACACAGAGATTATG TAACATGCGTTCAATTCAATCCGGTTGACGAAAGATACTTCGTCAGTGGCTCAATTGACGGCAAAGTCCGTGTTTGGGATGTTTCTGAGAAGCGAGTAGTTGACTGGGCTGATACAAGGGACATCATAAGTGCTGTGAGTTACCAGCCAGATGCAAAG GGTCTTATTGTTGGCACCGTTGCAGGGAGATGCCGCTTTTATGATCAATCAG GTGAAAACATGGAAGTGGAGAAAGAACTGAAGGTGACAAAGAAGAAATCTGCTAGTAGCCAGATCACCAGTCTGCAG TTTTCAAGAGGCGACCCTGCTGGGATCGTGATCGCATCAGCGGGTCCGAAAATCAGAGTCTCCGAAGGCGCTGACATCAGCAGGAAGTTTGAAG GACGGCGAGGCTCCAAGGCCCTGGCACCGCCGTCCCTGACATCCGACGGCCGGTACCTCGTGTCGGCCGGCGCGGATTCCAACGTCTACATTTGGAATTTCGACAAGCTAAGGGGCAAAAGCGCCAAAGGAGCGAGGACAGTTCGGTCCTGCGAGCACTTCTTCTCCGAGGGCGTCACGTCCGTGGCGACATGGCCGGGGCTGCTGCACCAGGAAGGCTGTGCCGGCGGTCTCCAGTCGTCGGAGAAGGGCCCCACCCTGTGCCGCGACCGGGATTGCTGCTCGTTCGGGGCGTGGTTCTTCGCGGACGGCATGGGGGGCGCCGCGACGTGGCCGGAGGAGAAGCTGCTGCCGTCCCTCAAGTACGTGAACTGCGGCGGCGTGGACGAGCGCCGCCCCAAGGTGCCCGCCGCCTGGAACACGgtggtggtcaccggcggccgCGACGGGGTCATCCGGTGCTTCCACAACTACGGCCTGCCGGTGAAGCTGTAG